A region from the Algoriphagus machipongonensis genome encodes:
- a CDS encoding PVC-type heme-binding CxxCH protein: MKSTFLCFLGFTFLFACQPKEQKEYDPDSFIDPELFKDHIRVTDYQTPEEEMAGFHLPPGFEINLYASEPDITKPINMEFDDKGRLWVTHSIEYPYEASTGSGTDKITILEDTDGDGKADKFTDFASDLNIPIGIMPVKGGAVAYSIPNIYFFEDKDGDDRYDEKKVLLGPFGHEDTHGMINNFMRGIDGWIHSSHGFRNTSHIAGADGDSIHMTSGNTFRFKIDGSRVEQTTYGRVNPFGYAVDDLGYIYSADCHSMPIYQIINQGDYPHFGKKSPGLGFGPQMMDYQIGSTALSGLEYYTGLDFPEEYRNSFFSGDVVACRVSRNSVEYIGSTPQAIKEKDFLVSEDPWFRPVDIKIGPDGALYIADFYNRIIGHYEVPLDHPGRDRKSGRIWRITYKGESGDKTDWSQATIDELVEGLGSEIFHHRMLASNRLVDYSGQDAIAPTKGVLADSKTNSKQKVHALWVLKRLNNLSFDELRKAAESQDQELRVHAFRILGEYPTLGEDYKKLALAGLKNSDPHTQRAAADVLVKHHDQMDIQPLIEAVEKTPMSDTHLKYTLLIALQEHLRENDILDQTVTQNWSTEDASVLMDAMTDVPSSKASEFIFANLKTQNPSHDRTVAYLEHVGRYIPEAQLNQAISFIREKFKNDPAAQYSLYLTIQSGLGQRGGNAGNNQMKNWAISFAGDFLKNLENKPTAIKDQPSAHADEEYEYYEEIARQQEFATQIAKENKLDSYEPGLRDLLNSSWAKNRPRAMAAQALMELNPSGNASLVESKLLDKDSDPAFREELAKAIGASSYSGSLAMLNEALQEAPNGLQVAIATVFVNSNPGRNSLLQAAQEGMISPRVLLDRRVNEQLLSEMNPAQIQSYEALTGGMASVVEERQELIDARLARFVPKPDIEKGKAIFINTCTVCHQIEGQGGIIGPQLDGIGNWGRRALTEKILDPNRNISQAFKTYTITTKDGKVLSGLFRREEGEQEIYANAGGQEFSVAKSNIKEKKVSQYTLMPDNFNETISEEDFDALIGFLLTQK, from the coding sequence ATGAAATCTACCTTCCTATGTTTCTTAGGATTTACATTCTTATTTGCTTGCCAACCTAAAGAGCAAAAAGAATACGATCCAGATTCCTTCATAGACCCCGAACTTTTCAAAGATCATATCCGCGTTACGGATTATCAGACACCTGAAGAGGAAATGGCAGGATTTCATTTGCCCCCTGGATTTGAAATAAACCTCTATGCTTCCGAACCGGATATTACCAAGCCTATCAACATGGAATTTGATGACAAAGGAAGGCTTTGGGTGACCCATTCAATTGAATATCCTTATGAGGCTTCTACAGGTTCGGGGACGGATAAAATCACAATTTTAGAGGATACAGATGGTGATGGGAAAGCCGATAAATTCACGGATTTTGCCAGTGATTTAAACATCCCAATTGGCATCATGCCAGTGAAAGGTGGAGCAGTCGCATACAGTATTCCGAATATTTATTTTTTCGAAGACAAGGATGGAGATGATCGATACGATGAGAAAAAGGTGCTTTTGGGACCTTTTGGGCACGAAGACACCCATGGGATGATCAATAATTTTATGCGGGGAATCGATGGTTGGATCCATTCTTCCCACGGTTTTCGAAATACCTCTCATATCGCAGGAGCAGATGGGGATAGTATTCATATGACTTCAGGGAATACTTTTCGATTTAAGATTGATGGGAGCAGAGTTGAGCAAACTACCTATGGCAGGGTTAATCCCTTTGGCTATGCTGTAGATGATTTAGGATATATTTATTCAGCGGATTGCCATTCGATGCCGATTTACCAAATTATCAATCAAGGCGATTATCCTCATTTCGGCAAAAAATCTCCTGGACTTGGTTTTGGTCCGCAAATGATGGATTACCAAATTGGGTCTACGGCACTTTCAGGCTTGGAGTATTACACGGGGTTGGATTTTCCAGAGGAGTATCGCAATAGTTTCTTTTCTGGCGATGTGGTAGCATGTCGAGTGAGTAGAAACTCAGTAGAATACATTGGTTCTACACCTCAGGCGATCAAGGAGAAAGATTTTTTGGTCAGTGAGGATCCTTGGTTTAGACCTGTGGATATCAAAATTGGTCCTGACGGAGCCTTATATATCGCGGATTTTTATAACCGCATTATTGGGCATTACGAAGTGCCTTTAGACCATCCGGGAAGGGATAGAAAAAGCGGAAGAATCTGGAGAATCACTTACAAAGGTGAGTCGGGAGATAAAACGGATTGGTCTCAGGCAACCATAGATGAGTTGGTAGAAGGATTGGGAAGTGAGATTTTTCATCATCGAATGTTGGCTTCGAATCGTTTGGTAGATTATTCTGGCCAAGACGCCATTGCGCCGACGAAAGGAGTTTTGGCAGATTCAAAAACCAATTCCAAACAGAAAGTCCATGCACTTTGGGTGTTAAAAAGGTTGAATAATTTAAGTTTTGATGAGTTGAGAAAAGCAGCAGAAAGTCAAGATCAAGAGTTGAGAGTTCATGCTTTTCGGATTTTGGGTGAGTATCCTACCTTGGGAGAGGACTATAAAAAGCTGGCTTTAGCAGGACTTAAAAATTCAGATCCGCATACGCAACGTGCGGCGGCTGATGTGTTGGTCAAGCATCATGATCAGATGGATATTCAGCCATTGATAGAAGCAGTGGAAAAAACTCCGATGAGTGATACACACTTGAAGTACACCTTATTGATTGCCTTGCAGGAACATCTTAGGGAGAATGATATTTTGGATCAGACCGTTACTCAAAACTGGAGCACTGAAGATGCTTCGGTGTTGATGGATGCTATGACTGATGTGCCATCGTCAAAGGCTTCAGAGTTTATTTTCGCCAATCTGAAAACTCAAAATCCAAGTCATGATCGTACCGTGGCATATCTGGAGCATGTGGGAAGGTACATTCCAGAAGCACAGCTAAATCAAGCTATCTCTTTTATTCGGGAGAAATTTAAAAACGATCCTGCCGCTCAGTATTCATTATACCTAACCATTCAGTCAGGACTAGGGCAGCGTGGAGGAAATGCAGGCAATAATCAAATGAAAAATTGGGCAATATCTTTTGCAGGAGATTTTCTAAAAAATCTGGAAAATAAGCCTACAGCCATCAAAGATCAGCCTTCGGCACATGCAGATGAAGAATATGAATACTATGAGGAAATAGCGAGACAGCAGGAGTTTGCGACCCAGATTGCAAAAGAGAATAAGCTGGATTCCTACGAGCCTGGTCTTCGGGATTTATTAAATTCTTCCTGGGCAAAAAACCGTCCCAGGGCGATGGCTGCTCAAGCTCTTATGGAGTTGAATCCTTCAGGGAATGCGAGTTTGGTAGAAAGTAAACTTTTGGACAAGGATTCGGATCCTGCTTTCCGGGAAGAATTGGCCAAAGCGATTGGAGCTTCGTCTTATTCAGGAAGTTTAGCCATGCTAAATGAAGCCCTTCAAGAAGCCCCAAATGGCTTACAAGTAGCAATAGCTACGGTATTTGTCAACTCTAATCCGGGAAGAAATAGCTTGCTTCAAGCTGCACAGGAAGGGATGATTTCACCTAGAGTGCTTTTGGATCGACGCGTAAATGAGCAATTGCTTTCGGAAATGAACCCTGCTCAAATTCAATCCTATGAAGCTTTGACTGGAGGAATGGCTTCTGTTGTTGAAGAAAGACAAGAGCTGATTGATGCTCGTTTGGCTAGGTTTGTCCCTAAACCAGACATAGAAAAAGGAAAAGCGATTTTTATCAATACCTGCACGGTTTGTCATCAAATTGAAGGTCAGGGAGGCATTATTGGTCCGCAACTGGATGGAATTGGCAACTGGGGAAGAAGGGCGTTGACGGAAAAGATTTTGGATCCGAACAGAAATATTTCTCAGGCATTTAAAACCTATACCATTACCACAAAAGATGGCAAGGTGCTCAGCGGCTTGTTTAGAAGAGAGGAAGGTGAACAGGAGATTTATGCAAATGCTGGGGGGCAGGAGTTTTCAGTTGCCAAATCAAATATCAAAGAGAAGAAAGTATCTCAATACACTTTGATGCCTGATAATTTTAATGAGACCATTTCAGAAGAGGATTTTGACGCATTGATTGGGTTTTTATTGACTCAAAAATAA
- a CDS encoding FG-GAP repeat domain-containing protein — MRKNQVVFLICLGFGISHFCEAQLMADRDKSQDIPFKKTILFSDFVSEGVAVGDVNNDGKLDVMAGPFWFEAPTWEKHEIYEPKLFVAEKEWSNSMLNFDLDVNLDGWVDLIRVDFPGKAVYWHENPKGMEGHWKVHMIHETVGNESPNFVDIDGDGRKDILCGDVANKQMIWLKAPTKPGETEWEKYTISQPGTPGSENFSHGLGYSDMNGDEKPDVVIREGWWENPGDPTQKDWNWNLSNLGEPVSHMYSFDFNQDGFMDVFAASAHERGVWWYENVGDGSNQKFDRHLLTEEMSETHAVAFEDLNGDGQKDFITGKRFYAHMREGTGALEPAYLYWFEYELGANPRWVAHQIDDDSGVGLNVVAQDINEDGLLDVVIANKKGIFVFEQMGNSSK; from the coding sequence ATGAGAAAAAATCAAGTTGTTTTCCTGATATGTTTAGGATTTGGTATAAGCCATTTCTGTGAAGCTCAATTGATGGCCGATCGAGATAAAAGTCAGGATATTCCTTTCAAAAAAACCATATTATTCTCTGATTTTGTATCCGAGGGAGTTGCTGTGGGAGATGTTAATAATGATGGGAAATTAGATGTGATGGCTGGGCCATTCTGGTTTGAAGCGCCCACTTGGGAAAAGCATGAGATTTATGAGCCGAAATTATTTGTGGCTGAAAAAGAATGGAGCAACTCGATGTTGAATTTCGATCTGGATGTAAATCTTGACGGTTGGGTTGATTTGATACGGGTGGACTTTCCTGGGAAAGCAGTGTATTGGCATGAAAATCCAAAGGGAATGGAGGGTCATTGGAAAGTTCACATGATCCACGAAACCGTCGGGAATGAGTCCCCGAATTTTGTGGATATAGATGGGGACGGAAGGAAGGATATTCTTTGTGGAGATGTGGCCAATAAACAAATGATTTGGCTGAAAGCTCCTACAAAACCAGGAGAAACAGAGTGGGAAAAATATACAATAAGTCAGCCGGGAACACCGGGAAGTGAGAATTTTTCACATGGTCTAGGTTATTCAGACATGAATGGAGATGAGAAACCTGATGTGGTTATCCGTGAAGGATGGTGGGAAAACCCAGGCGATCCAACTCAAAAGGATTGGAACTGGAACCTATCCAATTTGGGTGAGCCTGTTTCACACATGTATTCGTTTGACTTCAATCAAGACGGTTTCATGGATGTATTTGCCGCTTCTGCTCATGAGCGAGGAGTTTGGTGGTACGAAAATGTAGGGGATGGTTCCAATCAAAAATTTGATAGGCATTTGCTTACTGAGGAGATGTCTGAAACCCATGCTGTCGCCTTTGAAGATCTAAATGGTGATGGTCAAAAAGATTTCATTACAGGCAAACGATTTTATGCCCATATGAGGGAAGGAACCGGGGCTTTGGAGCCAGCTTATTTGTATTGGTTTGAGTATGAACTTGGGGCAAACCCGAGGTGGGTAGCCCACCAAATTGATGATGATTCAGGTGTGGGGCTGAATGTGGTGGCGCAAGACATCAATGAAGATGGATTGCTGGATGTGGTGATTGCCAATAAAAAAGGAATCTTTGTTTTTGAACAAATGGGGAACTCATCAAAATAA
- a CDS encoding alpha-L-fucosidase produces MKKYVWPFLALVLSYCQEKGTPPAPVEPTPAPRQIAWQELEYYGFLHFNMNTFSDREWGFGDEKPEQFNPTELDARQWAKVASEAGMKGLIITAKHHDGFVLWPSAYTEHSVKNSPWKDGKGDLIKDLSEACKEYGLKFGIYYSPWDRNHPDYGKPEYITYMRNQLTELLTNYGEIFEVWFDGANGGDGYYGGANETRKVDKLTYYNWPEVYELVRELQPNAVMFSDGGPDVRWVGNEHGEAFETNWANLMRDSVYAGMPDYPQKYAPGQENGTHWVPAETNVSIRPGWYYHTYEDHKVRSLANLVDIYYNSIGRNTSLLINFPVDTRGLIHENDEEAILKLGEKIKEDFAVNLVSQAVVTASVERGSDYQAENVQDEAYETYWSVPDGQTSGAIEIDFGKPTVFNRLLIQEYVVLGQRIKAFSLEKEVNGNWEKITEATTVGHKRILRFPDVEAQKVRVNFLDAKDVPVIAEVGIYHAPKLLLPPTTKRSTSGEVTLTAPDTDLELYYTLDGSTPTKESQAYSSPIPVNQATTLLASSYDPATEKMSDPVRLDLDLPKAGWKAIGTADMKAIDENSNSYFTSENGMLTIDLGQTIEIQGFSYMPMQARYPSGIITNFQFQVSQNGSNWETMASGEFSNIVNSPIEQLVRFDPVNTRYIRLKATKTADGNGATFGELGVLTK; encoded by the coding sequence ATGAAAAAGTATGTCTGGCCATTTTTGGCATTGGTATTAAGTTATTGTCAAGAAAAAGGCACTCCCCCAGCACCTGTTGAACCCACTCCAGCACCTCGTCAAATTGCATGGCAAGAACTGGAATATTACGGGTTCCTACATTTCAATATGAATACTTTCTCTGATCGGGAATGGGGTTTTGGGGATGAAAAACCGGAACAGTTTAACCCTACTGAGCTAGATGCCAGACAATGGGCAAAAGTAGCCAGTGAAGCAGGTATGAAAGGCTTAATTATCACGGCAAAGCACCATGATGGTTTTGTGCTTTGGCCTTCAGCATACACAGAACACTCTGTGAAAAACAGCCCATGGAAAGATGGAAAGGGAGATTTGATCAAGGATTTATCGGAAGCTTGTAAGGAATACGGGTTGAAATTTGGGATTTATTATTCCCCATGGGACAGAAATCACCCCGATTACGGGAAGCCAGAATACATTACTTACATGAGAAATCAGTTGACCGAGTTGCTGACGAATTATGGAGAAATATTTGAAGTCTGGTTTGATGGAGCCAATGGAGGTGATGGGTATTATGGTGGAGCCAATGAAACCAGAAAAGTGGATAAACTGACCTATTATAACTGGCCGGAAGTCTATGAACTAGTAAGAGAATTACAGCCAAATGCTGTGATGTTCAGTGATGGTGGTCCAGATGTAAGATGGGTTGGTAATGAGCATGGAGAGGCCTTTGAAACGAACTGGGCTAATTTGATGCGAGATTCTGTCTATGCAGGGATGCCTGATTACCCTCAGAAATATGCACCTGGTCAGGAAAATGGGACGCATTGGGTGCCTGCTGAGACCAACGTTTCGATTCGTCCGGGATGGTATTACCATACTTATGAAGATCATAAGGTCAGAAGCTTGGCCAACTTGGTCGATATTTACTACAATAGTATTGGGCGAAACACTTCTTTGCTAATCAATTTCCCGGTCGATACTCGTGGGTTGATTCATGAAAATGATGAGGAAGCTATTTTGAAATTGGGAGAAAAGATAAAAGAAGATTTTGCTGTGAATTTGGTCTCCCAGGCAGTTGTCACTGCTTCAGTTGAAAGAGGATCAGATTATCAGGCAGAAAATGTTCAAGATGAGGCTTATGAAACTTATTGGTCTGTTCCAGATGGTCAGACTTCCGGAGCAATTGAAATAGATTTTGGTAAACCAACTGTTTTCAACAGGCTTCTGATTCAGGAATATGTTGTTTTAGGACAGCGCATCAAGGCTTTTTCTTTAGAAAAAGAAGTAAATGGAAACTGGGAGAAAATTACAGAAGCCACAACAGTAGGGCATAAGCGGATTTTGAGATTTCCAGATGTGGAGGCTCAAAAAGTCAGAGTTAATTTCTTAGATGCAAAGGATGTCCCTGTAATTGCTGAGGTTGGGATTTACCATGCGCCAAAATTGTTACTCCCTCCCACGACTAAGCGTTCAACCTCCGGTGAAGTGACTTTGACTGCTCCCGATACTGATTTGGAATTGTATTACACCTTAGATGGCAGCACTCCAACCAAAGAAAGTCAAGCCTACAGTTCCCCAATTCCTGTAAATCAAGCTACCACTTTGCTGGCAAGTTCTTATGATCCTGCCACGGAGAAAATGAGTGACCCAGTTCGTTTGGATTTGGATTTGCCAAAAGCAGGCTGGAAGGCAATAGGAACAGCTGATATGAAGGCCATTGATGAAAACTCCAACAGCTATTTCACAAGTGAAAATGGCATGCTGACGATTGATTTGGGGCAGACTATAGAAATCCAAGGCTTTAGTTATATGCCGATGCAGGCGCGTTATCCAAGTGGTATCATAACCAATTTCCAGTTCCAAGTGAGTCAAAACGGAAGCAATTGGGAGACCATGGCTTCTGGTGAATTCTCTAATATCGTGAATAGTCCTATCGAGCAATTGGTAAGATTTGACCCAGTAAATACCCGGTATATTCGGTTGAAGGCGACCAAAACAGCAGATGGAAACGGGGCGACTTTCGGTGAGCTTGGAGTTTTGACGAAATAA
- a CDS encoding gluconate 2-dehydrogenase subunit 3 family protein — protein MNRRIALRHLALISGGLAFIPSCDFSSDDILAAYKNLQVTQSQKQLLGEISNTIIPAGEIKGALDIEVPDFILVMVNDCMNSEQQKQFTEGLKNFPSYVKSAQGNNFTSLATKEKESVVLSGQALEGDETEEGLKNKAISYFLNTTKRFTIQGYMASEYIQSEVIPYSLIPGAYNGSVLISDIQKPRING, from the coding sequence ATGAACAGAAGAATTGCGCTCAGGCATTTGGCGTTAATCTCAGGAGGCTTAGCTTTTATCCCTTCCTGCGATTTTAGCTCGGATGATATCCTGGCTGCCTATAAAAATTTGCAAGTTACCCAGTCTCAAAAGCAGTTATTGGGGGAAATCTCAAATACCATTATCCCAGCAGGTGAAATCAAAGGTGCTTTGGATATAGAAGTTCCTGATTTTATTTTGGTCATGGTCAATGACTGCATGAATTCAGAACAGCAAAAGCAATTTACCGAAGGCTTAAAAAATTTCCCTTCCTATGTGAAAAGCGCTCAGGGAAACAATTTCACATCCCTTGCCACAAAAGAAAAAGAAAGCGTAGTCCTTTCAGGGCAAGCCTTAGAAGGAGATGAAACTGAAGAGGGGCTAAAAAACAAGGCAATCTCTTATTTCCTGAATACCACCAAGCGATTTACCATTCAAGGCTACATGGCCTCAGAATACATTCAATCCGAAGTAATACCCTATTCTTTAATTCCAGGTGCCTACAATGGTTCTGTGTTGATTTCGGATATTCAAAAACCAAGAATCAATGGCTAA
- a CDS encoding GMC oxidoreductase: MANLNIKDKQERTYEAIVIGSGISGSWAAKELCDLGVKTLMLERGRNVEHNKDYPTTNMLPYEFEHRGQITQAEKEANPVVSKCYAFREDAKHFFVKDAEHPYVQEKPFDWIRGYQVGGKSLLWARQVQRWSDFDFEGPARDGFAVDWPIRYKDIASWYSHVEKFAGVSGNKDGLPNLPDGEFLPGYDLNIVEKHFQEQLKKTYGNDRHLISSRCAHIHEARPEFTAQGRAFCQNRNLCQRGCPFGGYFSSNSSTIPWALKTGNLTLRPDAVVHSIIYDEQAGKATGVRIIDAHTKEMEEFYAPVIFLNAAALNSNLILMNSTSNRFPNGLGNDNGLLGKYVAFHNYRAQVSGQYEGYQEYTTSGGRPTSGYFPRFRNVYKQETDFLRGYAAGFSASRGVRPNTEGVGMDLKNNLLNPDQYGPWYVGSHMMGETIPKESNYVALDPDLKDPYGMPQLKISVDYDDNDEKMIKDYQEQMSEMFEKAGFTNIRVNDDHRQPGLDIHEMGGVRMGKDPKTSLLNGNHQLHAVPNVYVTDGASMTSTSTQNPSLTYMAFAARAAHHAVAESKK, translated from the coding sequence ATGGCTAATTTAAATATCAAAGATAAACAGGAACGTACTTACGAAGCCATTGTGATTGGTTCAGGAATCAGTGGTAGCTGGGCAGCAAAAGAACTCTGCGACCTTGGGGTGAAAACCCTGATGCTGGAGCGAGGTAGAAATGTCGAGCACAACAAAGATTACCCGACAACCAATATGCTTCCTTATGAATTTGAACACCGTGGGCAAATTACCCAAGCGGAAAAAGAAGCAAATCCAGTAGTCAGTAAGTGTTATGCCTTTCGTGAAGATGCCAAACATTTCTTTGTCAAAGATGCCGAGCATCCTTATGTGCAAGAAAAACCATTTGACTGGATCCGAGGCTATCAGGTAGGAGGAAAGTCTTTGCTTTGGGCCAGACAGGTTCAGCGCTGGTCAGATTTTGATTTTGAAGGACCGGCAAGGGATGGGTTTGCAGTGGATTGGCCGATTCGATACAAGGATATTGCTTCTTGGTATAGCCATGTGGAAAAATTCGCAGGAGTTTCAGGTAACAAAGACGGATTACCGAATTTGCCTGATGGGGAATTTCTTCCGGGATATGATCTAAATATAGTTGAGAAGCATTTTCAGGAGCAGTTGAAAAAAACTTATGGTAACGACCGTCATTTGATTTCTTCTCGATGTGCCCATATTCATGAGGCTAGACCAGAATTTACAGCGCAAGGCAGAGCTTTTTGTCAAAACAGAAACTTGTGTCAAAGAGGATGTCCATTTGGAGGTTATTTCAGTTCCAATTCATCTACCATTCCATGGGCTCTGAAAACAGGGAATCTGACATTGAGACCCGATGCGGTGGTTCATTCCATTATTTATGATGAGCAAGCAGGAAAAGCAACCGGAGTAAGAATCATCGATGCGCATACCAAGGAAATGGAAGAGTTTTATGCACCGGTGATTTTCTTGAATGCGGCCGCTTTGAATTCCAACCTGATTTTGATGAATTCCACTTCCAATCGTTTTCCAAACGGTTTAGGAAATGACAATGGATTGCTTGGCAAATACGTGGCATTCCATAATTACCGTGCTCAAGTTTCTGGTCAATATGAAGGGTACCAAGAATACACGACTTCCGGAGGAAGACCAACCAGTGGATATTTTCCAAGATTCCGAAATGTGTACAAACAGGAAACGGATTTCTTGCGGGGTTATGCCGCTGGTTTCTCAGCAAGCCGAGGCGTTAGACCAAATACGGAAGGCGTCGGAATGGATCTGAAAAACAACTTACTGAACCCAGATCAATATGGGCCTTGGTATGTGGGGTCGCATATGATGGGAGAGACTATTCCTAAGGAAAGTAATTATGTGGCTTTGGATCCTGACCTAAAAGACCCTTACGGTATGCCACAGCTAAAAATTAGCGTGGATTATGATGACAATGACGAAAAGATGATCAAGGATTATCAGGAGCAGATGTCAGAGATGTTTGAGAAAGCAGGATTTACGAATATCCGTGTGAATGACGATCATCGTCAGCCGGGATTGGATATCCATGAGATGGGCGGCGTAAGAATGGGAAAAGACCCGAAAACTTCCTTGTTAAATGGGAATCATCAGCTTCATGCGGTCCCAAATGTCTATGTGACAGATGGAGCAAGTATGACTTCCACTTCTACGCAAAACCCTTCTTTGACTTATATGGCTTTTGCAGCGAGAGCAGCCCATCATGCGGTTGCGGAAAGCAAAAAGTAA
- a CDS encoding DUF2971 domain-containing protein, whose translation MNDKIGDEQKKDLEILFEKWPALKIRSINNERLISDAYQDMLLKKNKILKICSFSTNGNSNQLWKNYGDSEKGIVLGFEPDLQKKFLIESPEFFFGGLVEYVDEYPTIKYQESPKEEIYSSWVRTKLKKEFDWEEEYRIGFFKNDLSLLNERNIEVKFDPTSLLEIRFGKLISNGDKHQILFLLEKKGWSHIKLIG comes from the coding sequence TTGAATGATAAAATTGGGGATGAACAAAAAAAGGATTTGGAGATTCTTTTTGAAAAATGGCCCGCCTTGAAAATAAGAAGCATAAATAATGAAAGATTAATAAGTGATGCTTATCAAGACATGCTACTTAAAAAAAATAAAATTTTAAAGATTTGTTCTTTTTCGACAAACGGAAATTCCAATCAATTATGGAAAAATTATGGTGATTCTGAAAAAGGGATTGTTTTAGGTTTTGAGCCAGATTTGCAAAAAAAATTTCTTATAGAGTCCCCCGAGTTCTTTTTTGGAGGACTAGTAGAATATGTTGATGAGTATCCAACTATAAAGTACCAGGAATCTCCCAAGGAAGAAATTTATTCTTCTTGGGTAAGAACTAAGCTCAAAAAGGAGTTTGATTGGGAAGAAGAATATCGAATTGGATTTTTTAAAAATGATTTGTCCCTTTTAAATGAGAGAAACATTGAAGTAAAATTTGATCCTACTTCACTCCTAGAAATTAGATTTGGGAAATTGATAAGTAATGGTGATAAACACCAGATTTTATTTCTATTGGAAAAAAAGGGCTGGAGCCATATTAAATTGATTGGATGA